CGAACGGCCAACGCTCGATGTCGGGCAGCGCCAACGCCGCCTCGAAGAGCTCCTCGGCACGGTCGTCCGGGGCGGTGAAGGCTGACGCCGCCGCGCTGAGCAGCGCGAGCCGCGGCGACAACGAGCCGACGTTCGCCTCCCGGAGGCAGGCGGTGTGCGCCGCGGCCTCACGGACCCGGTTGGTCCGGACAGCCGCCTCCACCAGGTCCAGGCAGCCCCACAGGGCGTGCGGCACGTACGGCGCGAGCGTGCCCGCGGGACTGACCAACGTCGCGTGCTGGTACGCGCTCTCGAAGTCCCCTCGCGCCAGGTCGTTCAGGCCCCGCACGTGGTAGGCGTAGAACTCCGCCGCCCGCGCGCCGCGGGGCACCGCGAAGCGCAGAATGCGGTCGGTCAACGCATCACAGGCCTCGGCGTCTCCCCGCGCGGCGGCGAGCAGCGCGTGGATGTACTGGAAGTACCAGCCGAAGAATCCGAACCCGTGCTCGTCGCACAGTCGGATGCCCTCGTCCGCGAGGTCCGCGGCCTCGCCCCATCGCCCGCTGTGGTAGTCGTCCATGCAGAGGTGCAACAGCACGCCGAGGTGGCGGCGGGCCGGCGCGGCACTCTCCCGGCCGAGGCGGACAATTCGCCAGTCGGCCTCTCGACACGCCCCGAGCCGGTCCAGGTAGATGGCGGCGATGCCGACGCGGACGATCTCCGTAGGGTCGACCTCGGCGCCCGTACCGGCGACGAGCGCGTCGAGGCGGCCGGTCACCGCGTGCCCCGTGCGTGCCGGGTCGCTGAAGGTCGCGGCCATCACCGTGAGCAGCTCGGGCGCTGCGGGCGTCAGCCGGTTGAGCGCGGCGAAGAACGGCTCCCAACTGGTGGGCTCACCCGTGAAGAAGCAGAGCAGCAGGAGCGTGTACAACACGTCGATCAGTGCGTCGTCGTCGGCGTCGTAGCCGTGGTTACCCGCCTCGATGGCGCCGACCAGCAGTCGGTAGGCGGTCCGGACGTCGCCGTCGCTGTTGAGCAACAGGTGCACCGCGGCGGCCGTGGCGTACAACGAGCCACCTGGGCTGACCCGACGAGCATCGTCCAACAGTTGCGAGGCGTTGGTGAGTTCGCCGCTGGCGTCGGCGCCGATGTAGGCGGCCTGCGCCAGCCGTCGACCGCGCTCGACGGGCTCCGGTGTCAGGTCGGCGGAACGGGTCAACGACGCGACGGCGCCCACGGCGTCGCCGCGGCGCATGATCTGGTGCGCGGCCTGTTCCAGCAGCGCGGCGACCCCCTCGTCCGGCCCGACCGCCGCCTCGCCGAGGTGCCATGCCCTGCGCTCCGGCTGCCCGACGAGTGTCCGGGCGAGGGCGCGGTGCGCCCAGCGCAGTTCACCACTGGTGGCCACCTCGACGACCGCCGACTCGATCAGGGGGTGCCGGAAGGCGAGGTGATGTGTGCTGCTGTGGACCCGGACCAACTGGTCGCGCTCCGCCGGTTCGAGATCATCGAGGTCGTGGTCGCTCGCCGCATCGAGGAGCACGCCGAGTTCGCCCGTACCGCTCAACGCGCCTAGCAGCAGCAGCCGGCGGCAGGCCTCGGGCAGTCGGGACACCCGCGTCGCGAAGAGTGCCTGCAGCCGTCGGGTCAGTGGCAGGACGGCCGGCAGGGGGGCCTCGGCGAGACGTTGCCGCCCGCTCAACGCGGAGGGCAACTCCAGGAGGGCGAGCGGGTTCCCCCGAGCCTCCGAGAGCAACCGTCGCCGGACCGCCGGGGCGACCTCGGGAAAACGTTTGTTGATCAGTTCGCTGGCGGCGTCCGGCCGCAGGGGCCGCAGTTCGAGTTCGGGGATTCCGCCCTGCTCGAAGAAGCTCGCGGTGTGCGACCGGGTCGCGCCCAGAAAGCCCACGCTGGTGCCCACCAGCCGGCGCGCGACGAACCCGAGCACCGCCGAACTGGACCGGTCGAGCCACGGGAGGTCGTCGACGATGAGCAGCAGCGGCTGGGCCGTGGCCATGGAGCGGAGCAGGAGCAGTACCGCGTTGGACACCAGCAACCGGCCCGGCGGCGGGCCGCTGCCGAACCCGAGCGCCACCTGGAGCGCCTCATTGTGCACGCCCGGGAGTTCGGCGAAGGCGTCATAGAGCGGAAACAACAGCTGGTTCAAGCCGGAATAGCTGATGTCCGCCTCGAACTCCACCCCGGCCGCCCGGAGCACGCGCATCCCCGTCTCCGTGGCCGACTCCGCGACCGCGTCGAGCAGCGCCGTCTTGCCCACCCCGGGCTCTCCGGACACCAGCATCGACCCGCCGTTGACCATCGCCTGGCGCAGGAAAGTGCAGGCCACGGCGAGTTCTTCGGCACGGCCGATCAACGACCACGTCGGCGTTTCGGATCGATTCATGCCAGGCACCTCCTGACCGCGTTCCCAGGAAGATTCGCCGGCGGCGCGCCGGAATGGCCGATGCGCGGGGAACGCGCCGACCGGGCAACTCCGAGTCCCTGTACGCGGGCCAGGGCCGGCCTCCCATCCTGGAAGACCGGCCCTTGGCCTACTGGGTGCTCGGAGCGACTCGAACCGCTGCCCACTGATCGTTCACGTCCGCTCGCGAGGCCGCCCGGCACCATCGGGGATCGTCAGCCGTTGAGCTTGCCGGCGATCTTGACGACCCGCTGCGCCATGTGGTCGAGGGCGTTGAGCTGTGCGTCGCCCAACGGAGCGTCGTTGCTTCCGCCGGTGACGTGCGAGACGCCGTACGGGTTGCCGTCGCCGAACTTCAGCGGGTCGGTGTAGCCGGGGGCGACGACCAGACCGCCGAAGTGGTGGATCGTGTTGTAGAGCGCCAGGAGGGTCGACTCCTGGCCGCCGTGGGCGGTCATCGACGCGGTGAAGCCGGCGTACACCTTGTCGGCCAGCAGGCCCTGCCCCCACTGCGGGCCGAGGGTGTCGATGAACTGCTTCAGCTGGCTGGAGACGTTGCCGTAACGGGTGGGGGTGCCGAACAGCACCGCGTCGGCCCAGACCACGTCGTCGGCGGTCGCCTTCGGCTCGTTCTTCGTAGCGTCGAAGTGCTGGCTCCAGGCGGCGTTGGAGGCGATGGCCTCTGCCGGGGCAAGCTCGGGAACCTGACGCAGCCGCACCTCGGCGCCGGCCTTCTCGCCAGCCTCGGCGAGCCGCTTGGCCATGGCGTGGAGGGTGCCGGTCGAGGAGTAGTAAATGACGGAGAGCTTGGTCATCGAAGTGGTCCTTTCGGCAAAGTATTTGCCGGCGATAAATTTGCGTCGGCAACAACTCGACTGTAGCAGCGGTAGCGAGGCGGTCGCCACCGGGCCCCGGCCTGGCCCCCCGAGTGCCGCAACAAGATCCACAAACCGCGAAGGCCGCACCGGGCAGATGCCCGATGCGGCCTTCGGTGCTCAGGCTCGACGCGCCTGAACTACTCAGCTGGACTGCCGACGTTCCCGGCCCGGCCTGCCCCGCTCAGTGTCCGTACGCGTCGTACGCCTTCCAGTCCTCGACCGGGGTGAGCGGAACAGGTGCGGGCCGCTCCACCACCGTCGTCAGCTCGATCCGCTGGCCTTCGGCTGCCGACCGGAGCAGGGTGGTCATCGTTTCCAGTACGTGCAGCGCGACATCGCCGCCAGCACGCGGCGGACGCTGACCGTCGGCCCTGACCAGGTCGATCAGACCGATGCCTCGGGACGACTCGGCGTAACCGGCCCGCGGTTCGAGAACACGCCATTCGCTACCACCGAGCGCGAAGAGGCGGACCGCACCGTCGAAGCGGTTCGGATCGGGTACGGCGAGCGTGCCGGTCTCCCCATGCACCTCGATCGGTGCGGCCGTCGTCGCGACGCCGTCGAAGCTCGTGGTGATGGTGGAGAGAGCACCGTTGGCGTGCTCGAGCACGCCGGTCACGTGGGTGTCC
The nucleotide sequence above comes from Micromonospora luteifusca. Encoded proteins:
- the wrbA gene encoding NAD(P)H:quinone oxidoreductase, whose protein sequence is MTKLSVIYYSSTGTLHAMAKRLAEAGEKAGAEVRLRQVPELAPAEAIASNAAWSQHFDATKNEPKATADDVVWADAVLFGTPTRYGNVSSQLKQFIDTLGPQWGQGLLADKVYAGFTASMTAHGGQESTLLALYNTIHHFGGLVVAPGYTDPLKFGDGNPYGVSHVTGGSNDAPLGDAQLNALDHMAQRVVKIAGKLNG
- a CDS encoding helix-turn-helix transcriptional regulator, with product MNRSETPTWSLIGRAEELAVACTFLRQAMVNGGSMLVSGEPGVGKTALLDAVAESATETGMRVLRAAGVEFEADISYSGLNQLLFPLYDAFAELPGVHNEALQVALGFGSGPPPGRLLVSNAVLLLLRSMATAQPLLLIVDDLPWLDRSSSAVLGFVARRLVGTSVGFLGATRSHTASFFEQGGIPELELRPLRPDAASELINKRFPEVAPAVRRRLLSEARGNPLALLELPSALSGRQRLAEAPLPAVLPLTRRLQALFATRVSRLPEACRRLLLLGALSGTGELGVLLDAASDHDLDDLEPAERDQLVRVHSSTHHLAFRHPLIESAVVEVATSGELRWAHRALARTLVGQPERRAWHLGEAAVGPDEGVAALLEQAAHQIMRRGDAVGAVASLTRSADLTPEPVERGRRLAQAAYIGADASGELTNASQLLDDARRVSPGGSLYATAAAVHLLLNSDGDVRTAYRLLVGAIEAGNHGYDADDDALIDVLYTLLLLCFFTGEPTSWEPFFAALNRLTPAAPELLTVMAATFSDPARTGHAVTGRLDALVAGTGAEVDPTEIVRVGIAAIYLDRLGACREADWRIVRLGRESAAPARRHLGVLLHLCMDDYHSGRWGEAADLADEGIRLCDEHGFGFFGWYFQYIHALLAAARGDAEACDALTDRILRFAVPRGARAAEFYAYHVRGLNDLARGDFESAYQHATLVSPAGTLAPYVPHALWGCLDLVEAAVRTNRVREAAAHTACLREANVGSLSPRLALLSAAASAFTAPDDRAEELFEAALALPDIERWPFDLARVRLAYGERLRRSRATAKSRAQLRAALATFERLDARPWAERASNEMRATGLAKPRNDRRTAVLTHQEREIAELAASGLTNKQIGEKLFLSHRTVGTHLYQIFPKLGITSRAALRDALAALSEDADGGIGQAPGL